The Impatiens glandulifera chromosome 8, dImpGla2.1, whole genome shotgun sequence genome includes a window with the following:
- the LOC124911325 gene encoding tRNA wybutosine-synthesizing protein 2/3/4 has translation MDFEKRKAVALADMNSPAPDKSPKGNIDAPIIPLLAAINSHSSYFTTSSCSGRISILSQPNAAVASSKKKAKGGSWVLISHDPVKPDSVVDLLFNTSLSPEDPVYDSSLVLRFEPLIIAIECIDVSSAQSLVSLAISCGFRESGITNVSKRVIVAIRCSIRMEVPLGDAGKLMVSPEYVKFLIGIANEKMDSNQRRTDNFHRALLDKGFGGSEAPESDCQINVSDHGEVSQTGVLGSLDSGLCMDQIEISGESVEKLFIWGHTACTLSNVDNKLVYIFGGFGGIGRHSRRNDCLVLDPLNGKLDSINCEQAPCPLLGHSSCMIDDLMFVIGGRADPVNILNDVWVLDSKTNKWNLLQVSANTFSPRHRHASVSVDSKIYVFGGLVNDTVSSELYFLDTISLEWYEIPNEGGEWPCPRHSHSLVANGSQLFMFGGYDGEKALGELYSFDTQTRKWKNENEIIGRYPYPRFSHLMFVYKNYIGILGGCPIRQRYQELSLLDLKNREWRHVRLNSIGQELFVRSTVNVVGDDLIMIGGGAACYAFGTKFSQPMKLSLLPLISSNKIQVEEKQMQADDDIVLQMVSSLQLERQHAKLGKDILKEFGWLDSARKVYSNEKGINICFPVTETFCSLYLKKENQSEDILQEDNTIQNLSCSKALDLLKACGGKKIIDQFAERRKIPTPPSEIMREAIRVVLEREGLPLELLEELPTRWERLGDIVVLPVTCFKNTVWDSLGKEIWPIVADSLGTNRLAKQGSIAPTGTRDSKLEIVFGDGGGWVDHRENGITYSFDATKCMFSWGNLSEKLRVGRFDCREETVVDLFAGIGYFVLPFLVRANAKFVYACEWNPHAIEALKRNLRINSVDDRCIVLEGDNTIMAPKGIADRVSLGLLPTSEGSWITAVRALRSQGGILHVHGTVKDVEEVSWTEHVKKSISEIAASEGYDWDVSVQHVERVKWYAPHIRHLVVDIRCSQIHRCD, from the exons ATGGATTTCGAGAAAAGAAAGGCAGTAGCTTTAGCAGATATGAACTCGCCGGCGCCTGATAAATCACCAAAAGGCAACATTGATGCACCAATCATACCCTTACTTGCCGCCATCAATTCCCATTCTTCTTACTTCACTACAAGTTCTTGCTCCGGTCGAATCTCCATTCTCTCCCAACCTAACGCTGCCGTTGCCTCTTCCAAGAAGAAAGCCAAAGGCGGGTCTTGGGTCTTGATCTCCCATGACCCTGTCAAACCCGATTCAGTAGTCGACCTTCTTTTCAACACCAGTTTATCGCCGGAAGATCCAGTTTATGATTCCAGTCTCGTACTACGTTTCGAACCGTTGATTATAGCCATTGAGTGTATAGATGTCTCGTCCGCTCAGTCGTTGGTTTCTTTAGCTATCTCTTGTGGGTTCCGGGAATCGGGTATTACTAATGTGAGCAAACGAGTTATCGTTGCGATTCGATGTTCCATACGGATGGAAGTGCCACTAGGAGATGCTGGGAAACTTATGGTGTCACCGGAGTATGTGAAGTTTCTCATTGGAATTGCCAATGAGAAAATGGACTCAAATCAGCGGAGGACAGACAATTTTCATAGAGCATTGTTGGACAAGGGTTTTGGCGGTTCAGAGGCTCCGGAATCTGATTGTCAGATCAATGTGTCTGATCATGGCGAGGTTTCTCAAACAG GCGTATTGGGTTCTCTGGATTCAGGTCTATGTATGGACCAAATTGAGATTTCTGGTGAATCTGTTGAGAAGCTATTCATTTGGGGCCACACTGCTTGCACATTGAGTAATGTAGACAATAAGCTAGTTTACATTTTCGGTGGCTTTGGAGGGATTGGTCGACATTCTAGGAGAAACGATTGTTTGGTGCTTGACCCATTAAATGGAAAACTGGATTCTATCAATTGTGAACAGGCTCCATGTCCACTGTTAGGGCATTCCTCTTGCATGATTGATGATCTTATGTTTGTTATTGGAGGCAGAGCTGACCCGGTTAATATCTTGAATGATGTTTGGGTTTTagattcaaaaacaaataaatggaaCCTTTTACAAGTTTCGGCCAATACTTTCTCCCCCAG GCATCGCCATGCATCTGTTTCTGTCGATTCAAAGATATATGTATTTGGGGGACTCGTTAACGATACAGTCTCATCAGAACTTTATTTTCTCGACACCATTAGTCTCGAGTGGTATGAGATTCCAAACGAAGGCGGAGAATGGCCATGCCCTCGTCATTCCCATTCCTTAGTCGCGAATGGATCCCAACTATTTATGTTTGGCGGTTATGACGGTGAAAAGGCACTCGGTGAACTTTACTCATTCGACACTCAAACCCGCAAATGGAAGAACGAAAATGAAATAATTGGGCGATACCCATATCCAAGATTTTCACATTTGATGTTTGTTTACAAAAATTACATAGGTATCTTAGGTGGGTGCCCTATCAGACAACGTTATCAAGAACTATCCTTGCTCGATTTAAAGAATCGTGAATGGAGACATGTTAGGCTTAATTCTATTGGCCAAGAACTATTTGTTCGTTCGACAGTTAATGTTGTGGGCGATGATTTAATCATGATTGGTGGTGGTGCAGCCTGTTATGCATTTGGAACTAAGTTCAGTCAACCGATGAAATTGAGTTTGCTTCCACTTATATCCTCAAATAAGATCCAGGTTGAAGAAAAGCAAATGCAAGCTGATGATGACATTGTCTTGCAGATGGTTTCTTCCCTACAGCTTGAAAGGCAACATGCCAAGCTGGGAAAGGATATATTAAAAGAATTCGGATGGTTGGATTCCGCGAGAAAGGTTTACTCAAACGAAAAGGGCATTAATATTTGTTTCCCTGTGACTGAAACTTTTTGTTCCTTATACTTGAAAAAGGAAAATCAATCTGAAGATATATTACAAGAGGATAATACCATCCAAAATTTGTCTTGTTCTAAAGCATTAGACCTTCTAAAGGCATGTGGAGGGAAGAAGATCATCGATCAATTCGCTGAACGAAGAAAAATTCCTACCCCTCCTTCGGAAATTATGAGAGAAGCAATAAGGGTTGTGCTAGAACGTGAAGGCTTGCCCCTTGAACTCCTGGAGGAGCTACCAACTAG ATGGGAACGGCTGGGGGACATTGTTGTACTTCCGGTGACTTGTTTCAAGAATACAGTATGGGATTCACTAGGGAAGGAGATTTGGCCTATTGTTGCAGATTCACTAGGAACCAACCGTCTTGCTAAACAG GGTTCAATCGCTCCAACCGGGACTAGGGATAGTAAATTGGAGATAGTTTTTGGCGATGGTGGTGGCTGGGTTGATCACCGTGAAAATGGAATAACTTATTCATTCGATGCAACCAAATGTATGTTCTCGTGGGGTAATCTATCGGAGAAGCTTCGCGTGGGTCGTTTTGATTGTAGAGAAGAAACTGTCGTAGATTTGTTTGCTGGAATCGGTTACTTTGTTTTGCCATTTCTCGTCAG GGCAAATGCAAAATTTGTTTATGCTTGTGAGTGGAATCCTCATGCAATTGAGGCCTTGAAAAGGAACCTTCGAATCAATTCAGTGGACGATCGTTGCATTGTACTTGAAGGAGATAACACAATTATGGCACCTAAA GGAATAGCTGATCGAGTCTCTCTAGGTTTGTTGCCCACAAGCGAGGGCAGTTGGATTACGGCTGTTAGGGCTTTAAG GAGCCAAGGTGGAATATTGCATGTGCATGGAACTGTGAAAGATGTCGAGGAAGTATCATGGACTGAACACGTTAAGAAGTCCATCTCCGAGATTGCTGCATCTGAAG GTTACGATTGGGATGTCTCGGTGCAGCATGTGGAGAGAGTAAAGTGGTATGCCCCTCACATTCGGCACCTTGTCGTAGACATAAGATGCAGTCAGATTCATAGGTGTGATTGA
- the LOC124911519 gene encoding protein DETOXIFICATION 40-like — MGSVVESRSESVGEPRRSSGSSELERVLSDRQLKPWKRVVVAAGIELRLLFKLAAPTVMMYLINNAMSMSSRIYSGHLGNLQLAAASLGNNGIQLFAYGLMLGMGSAVETLCGQAYGAHRYEMLGIYFQRAVIVLTTTAIPLTVVYALSKQILLLIGEPKSVASEASIYVYGLIPQIYAYAINFPIQKFLQSQSIVGPSAYISAATLAFHVLLTWFVVYKFGLGLIGASIVLSVSWWIIVLAQFGYILISPRCKTTWTGFKWEAFSGLWDFVKLSAGSAVMLCLETWYMQLLILIAGWLEDPELSLDALSVCMLVNGLMFMISVGFNAAASVRVGNELGAGNPKAAAFSVLVVTLVSLVFSVIGACVVMALRNVISYAFTEGETVAKAVSELCPYLAVTLILNGIQPVLSGVAVGCGWQSFVAYVNVGCYYIIGIPLGIFLGFKLDLGTKGIWSGMIGGTLMQTLILIWVTFRNDWNKEVEKAKTRLDKWKDNREPLLKKDTS, encoded by the exons ATGGGTTCAGTGGTGGAGTCGAGGTCGGAGTCAGTTGGTGAGCCGCGCCGATCAAGCGGCAGCTCTGAGCTAGAGAGAGTGCTTTCGGACAGGCAGTTAAAACCCTGGAAACGTGTTGTGGTGGCAGCTGGAATCGAGCTGAGGCTCCTGTTCAAGTTGGCGGCTCCAACGGTAATGATGTATCTAATAAACAACGCCATGTCAATGTCGAGCCGAATATATTCCGGCCACCTCGGCAATCTTCAGCTTGCCGCCGCCTCTCTTGGCAACAATGGAATTCAACTATTTGCTTATGGCCTTATG CTAGGAATGGGCAGTGCGGTAGAAACTCTCTGCGGCCAAGCCTACGGTGCCCACAGGTATGAGATGTTAGGGATCTACTTTCAACGGGCAGTGATCGTCCTTACCACAACCGCCATTCCTCTTACGGTGGTCTACGCTCTATCCAAACAAATCCTCTTATTAATCGGCGAACCAAAGTCGGTTGCATCAGAAGCTTCTATATACGTTTACGGTTTAATCCCACAAATTTACGCTTATGCCATCAACTTCCCAATTCAAAAATTTCTACAATCACAAAGCATTGTGGGTCCCAGTGCTTACATATCAGCTGCCACGTTGGCATTCCACGTGTTGCTGACCTGGTTTGTTGTGTATAAATTTGGGCTGGGCCTTATTGGGGCTTCAATTGTATTAAGTGTTTCTTGGTGGATAATTGTGTTAGCCCAATTTGGATATATCTTGATAAGCCCACGTTGTAAGACTACTTGGACCGGGTTTAAATGGGAGGCTTTCTCCGGTTTATGGGATTTTGTTAAGTTATCTGCCGGTTCAGCTGTTATGCTCTGTTTGGAAACTTGGTATATGCAGTTATTGATTCTCATTGCTGGTTGGCTTGAGGACCCTGAACTTTCTCTTGATGCCCTATCTGTTTG TATGTTGGTAAATGGGTTGATGTTTATGATATCAGTGGGCTTCAATGCAGCAGCTAG TGTAAGGGTGGGGAATGAACTAGGAGCTGGTAACCCAAAAGCAGCTGCATTTTCTGTTTTGGTGGTTACTTTGGTTTCACTTGTATTTTCGGTTATTGGAGCATGTGTCGTCATGGCGTTACGCAATGTCATCAGCTACGCGTTCACAGAAGGGGAGACAGTCGCGAAAGCAGTGTCCGAGCTCTGTCCTTATCTAGCCGTCACTCTTATTCTTAACGGGATTCAACCAGTGTTATCGG GTGTCGCGGTTGGATGTGGATGGCAATCGTTTGTAGCGTATGTAAACGTGGGATGCTATTACATTATAGGGATTCCACTTGGTATTTTCTTAGGATTTAAACTTGATCTAGGCACCAAg GGAATATGGTCGGGAATGATAGGAGGGACGCTAATGCAAACATTGATCTTGATTTGGGTAACTTTTCGAAATGACTGGAATAAAGAG GTGGAGAAAGCCAAAACTCGTTTAGACAAATGGAAAGACAATAGA